DNA sequence from the Thermodesulfitimonas autotrophica genome:
GAGCCCGACGATAAGGGTTCCGGCGGCGATGCCGAAGGTCATGAGGCTGATGAACTCGTAAAGGTTGGCAAAGGGCCAGCGCCCGGCCGCAATGCTCCTGGCGGTGAGACTAACCAACTGAAGGAGCAGGCCGGCGGCGGTTAAAAGATAGCCGAGTTTGGCAGAACGTTCGCTCCGGGTCCAAAAAAAGGAGAAGAAGGCCGCTAGCGAAAGAACGTAGGCGATGAAGGCGAGCGTAAAGAAATTGCTTTCGATAGTATACACTGGGCAAGCACTCCTTTCAATAGAGCACAATTTGGGTTAGGCTTCTGGCTCGCCGCCGTTTTCGGTTTGCGTTGGCTTACGCCGGCGCGGGTTGAAGATAAGGTAGGCGATAACGCCGGCAGTAGCCAGGGCGAAACCGGCGAAGGTATAGGGTAAGGCCGGGTTCCGTTTCACTAAAAGGCCGGTGTAAAGGGCGTAGCCGCTAAAGGTGATATTGCCGCCGGGGACATCCTCCTTCTGGCCTACGCGCACGATGCCCATTTTAACCGGCCTTTCGTACTCGTAAAGGACGTAGAGGACGTAAGGGTTTCGTGGTTGCTGGGACTGGCTGACCGGGTTCCCGTTCTGATCGTAAGCGAAATCCGGGTAGAATACGGCGAGCAGCAGGTGCTGGCGGTCTATGGGATAGGGGTTTCGGTCGGCCACGACTTCGAAGGGTGACGTCTGCCCACCGGTGGTCAGAAGGCCGCGCAGAAACCAGCCGTAATCCATCTGGTAAATTTTCGCCCCCCGGTACCGTAGCGGGTGGTTGACGGAAATGGTGTCTTCCCGGACTGCGCGGCCGTTTTCCAGGACGGCGCACTGCGTGCGGAACTGCTTGGGCGTGCCGTCCGGGTAATAATCGATTTGGAAATCTTTTATCTGCAGGTCAAAAGGGACACCATGAGCGGTAAGCGCCATGATTTGGCCTGGGGCGCCGGCCACTCTTTGTTCTTTGCTAACCCGGGGTGTCGCCATCAGGGTAACAAGGATGAGAATCAGGCTAACGTGAAGGATGGTTAAGCCCCATGCGCCAAGCCCTCGTTTGGCGTCCCGGCGGCTGAGGCGCAAGGCGAACTGGCCCCGGTAGTAAGTGCAGACCAAGAGGCTGATAACTAACCAAATTTCGGCGGCAATAAACCACCAGGAGCGGAAAACGTGGGTAAGCCCAGTGGCGATGAGCAGGCGGCCCAGGTTAGGCCCGTACCGCTCCGTATAAACGAGCAGGTTTTCTTCGTTCTGCGGGATAAGGGTACCGATGGCGGAGGCGATGCCGAGAAAGGCGAGGACCGTAAGCACGGCCCGGATAGAAGTGAAATGGTTTTTTAGCGCCGTGAAAATTTTTACCCACCTCATTGTTTGGTCCGCTGCTTTTTTGGAGACCCGAATTTTACCGAAAAGCTTTTATTTTATCAGTTTAATTCTTTTCGGTAGGGAAGTCAAATGAAACTTTTAGTATTAAAGGCTTTCTTGCTCCAAAAAGAAGGGCCATGTTATGATGGGGGAGAAAAGGGGTGAGAGAAGGTGTCCGTTGAGTTTAAGGGGCTTCCACCAGAGGTTTACCGGGCGATCATCCAGATTGTGGATGACCGGATGAAGGAAATCAAAGTCACCCGCGAGGATTTCGACCGGTTAAGAGAAAAAGTTGAAGAGACGGCGGCGCGTCATGAAGAACGTTTCGACCGGCTCGACCGGGCGTTGGCGGAGCTAGCCGAGGCGCAGAAACGGACGGAGCAGCGGGTAGAGGAGCTGGCCGAGGCGCAGAAGGAGACGCGGCAGGAGGTAGGGCGGCTTGACCGGGCGTTGGCGGAGTTAGCCGAGGCGCAGAAGGAGACGCGGCAGGAGGTAGGGCGGCTTGACCGGGCGTTGGCGGAGTTAGCCGAGGCGCAGAAGGAGACGCGGCAGGAGGTAGGGCGGCTTGACCGGGCGTTGGCGGAGTTAGCCGAGGCGCAGAAGGAAACGCGGCAGGAGTTGAGGGAACTGGCGGAGGCGCAGCGGCGCACCGAACAGGTGGTGGCGGATCTATGGGTAGCCCTTAGGCAGACCCGGCGCGAAGTAGGCCGCCTTTCGGATAGATTTGGCTTTACCCTGGAGGATATTGCCCGCGTGGTGCTGCCGGGTTATTTGGAGCGGCACCTATGCGTCCGGGTGGAAAGGCTTCGGCGCAAGCATTTTACCGTCAACGGCGCGGAATACGAAGTGGACTTGTACGGCGTCGGCCAGCGCAACGGGACGAAGGTTACCGTGCTCGGGGAAGTGAAACACCGTATTTACGCCCGGGAAGTAAAAGGTTTTGTGCGGCTGCTCGCGCAGGTTATGCCGCAAGTCAAGACGGAGGTGGTCAAGGTGATGTTCGGGTTCCTTGTTCACCCGTCGGCCGAAGCGGTGGCGAAAGAAGCGGGGATCATCCTGGTAGCCTCATACGAGCGGTAGGCCCGGGCAGGACAAAAGAAAGACCGAGATTGATTTTTTGTATGGTTGGTTATTATGATCTGCAGACGACCGCCGGCGGAATTGCGGAATTCAAGGAAGGAAAAATAGAGGGGGGCTGTCCCGAAAGTTGAGCGGGGCAGCCCCTTTTGCCCCTGGCTGGGGAAAGTATTTTTAGTGGCAGTAGCTGCAGTCCCAGGTGCCCGGCGCCGGCGGCGTGAGGGATGATTTATTAATCTGGGCGCCTAAATTGTAGGGGCTGGCGTCGGTGGGCAGCACGAGCAGGCCCCGCCGGAAGTAACCGTGGGGGATGGCGCTGTGGCAAGAGGCACAGCCGAGGTTGGAGTGGATGCTGTGGTAGTTGTAGCTCTCGGCGGAGCCGGCGTACACCGTGACCCCTTTCTTCGTTTGGGTCACGGTGGGGTACGAAAACGCCGAGCGCACGGTGTCGCTGCCGCCGCCGCCGCCAGCCACGTTGTTGCTGTAGAAGGCGTAGTCGTGACAGCTGAAGCAGAGATGGCCGCTGGTATCGCCGGCGTAGTACCCCCCGGTGCCGTAGTAGCCGCCGCTGGTGATCGGGTTCCATGGCTTGGGCAGGATGAAGCCGTAACCCGAGCCGTGCGGTCCTTTCCCGGCGGCAAGGCTGGTGGTGTGGCAGTCGGCGCAGTAAAGGCGGCTGGTAGCCGTCCACGGGGCGACGAATTTTCCGTAGTAATGGGTTGCGCCCGTACTATCCGTAAAGGTAGGAATCTGGCTGCCGCCCACTACCGCGTGGTAGCTTGGGTTGTACGGGTTGAACTCCTTCGTCAGATCTGTCTGCGCGAAGCCCCCCAGAACTTGGGAGGTGCTGCTCGGCGTCGGGTTGGGCGGCGTTGTGCTGTAACTATACGGCGAATGGCACTTGAAGCAGAGCTCGTATTCGTAGTCAATCGGCTTCTTGAAGGTATAACTGGAGGCTGTGGTCCAAGCGCTGGTGAAGCTCGGCGCCACGCCGGAAACGCCCCGAATCGCCGGCTGGGCGGCAGGGGCGGTACCAGTGCCGCCGGTCGCCTGGTGGACGTCGTGGCAGTCGGCGCACTCGGCGTGGCGGTTGGTAAGCGGCACGTTGCTATAACTTTCAGTATCGCTGTGACGGCCGGCGTAAACCAGCGTCGGGTGGTAGGAGGCGTTGGCCGTGCTGACGGCGGTGCGGATGTCGGGCGCGCCCCACGTGTTCCCGGCTTTATGGCACCAGAGGCACTCGCCGTCGGCGGTCTGGGTGTCCTCCGGGTACTTCTGCAGCAGCGGGTAGTCCGAGCCGTGGCTGTTGTGGCAATCGGTGCAGAGGAGCGGTTTCGTGCCGTGGGCGCTGGTGGGGTAGTTTGTTTTATTCCAGCCGCTGGAATTGGTGGTGAAGTTCGTGTTCGGGAAGACGATAGTGTAAGGCACAAACTCGGTGGTGCTTGCTTTCGCTGTTGGCGGGCTGTTGTCGTGGCACGCGAGGCAGAAGTCGGTAAAGGTGCCTACCGTGTTGCCGATACCGTTATCCTGGAGCGCGTAAACCCGGCCCATCACCGACTTGGTATTATGGGGGTTGGAAACCTGCGAATAAGTGGTAGTCGCGTCGGTCAGGGTAGCTGCGCCGACGGTGTGCGGTCCGTGGCAACTCGAGCACTCGACCTTGGCACCCGTAGTCCCAAAGATATCGTGGTGGGAAGCCTTCTGGAACTCGGCCTGGATGTTTCGCCCGCTCATCGAGTTGGCCGTGGTGTTATGACACTTGAAGCAGAGGTTCTCCTCCTGTCCGGCCAGAAGGCGCCGCAGGTCCGAGGCGTGCTTGTAGTGGCAAGTGGCGCAGGTGACTAAGGTGCCGGAAGGCGGCTGCAGCGCCGCTTTGCTCGTGTTGTAGTGGGCGGCGAAGCTGTTTTTATGGTTGCCTAAGGTATAAACCCAGTAGCTTACTGCGGGGTCCTCCACGCTGGGGAAGCCGCGGTCGACGCTGCCGTGGCAGGCGAGGCAGAAATTAGGTCCCTGATAGTAACGGGTGGTACCGTCGAAGCTGTTGAGGAGCCGCGGGTAAACGGCGCCGGGCACCGACATATCGCCGTGCGGGTTGTGACAATCGATACACTCAAGAACCTGCCCGACTAAGGAGTTGTCGGTATCCCGCACCGGGTGGAAGTAAACGGCGCCGGAGGTGGTGCCGAAGCCAAAGCCGTAAACGGCGCGGGTGACGCCGGTGCCGTAAATGTCCAGTTCGGGGACGTAAACGACGTTGAAGACACTGGCCGTGCCGTCGTGACAGGTAAGGCAAAGCGCGGTAATATTCGTCTTGAGCATCAGGTTGGGGCCAATGGCGGCGTGGGCGACGTGGCAGGCGGCGCAGCCAGCCGGGAAATTGGCGTAAGGCCCGTGCGGGCTCTCGTAAGCCTGGGCGACCACCGAGCCGGAAAGCGAGCTCCCAAGAAGCAGGCCGCAGCAGAAGATAAAGCAAGCGAAAGCTGTCAGACGCCGCATTTTTTATGCCCTCCTGACCAGGTTACCTTAGGCAGTTCTGCTATAATTCGACACGAATTACCTTTTTCCTTCCGTAGCGGGTAAATTTTACTTTATCTCTATCTAAGGTATACCAAGTTACAAGAGATTTTAGGGAATCGTAGAAGTGTTTACGCGTTTCTGAACCGGCCTGGACCCTGGACGCTCCCCACCTTTTCTTTGCCTGGTGCCCCTCACCTTCGCGGTTACAGAGCAAAGGGTTGCAGTTCGGCTTCGCGCTTTACGCGTGATTTATTGGTTGTACCCCCTTAAATGAAAAGGCCGGCAAAAGTTCGCGCCGGCCTGATACGAAGAGAAGATTAGTTACATTCCTCTACATTCCTCCGTGGCAGGGGCTGCCGGTCATCCCGTGGGCACAGTCGTCCTTCTTCCACTCCCCTGGATCTGGTAAGGTCTGGGTCAGGATATCGAGCTTCGAGCCGTAAGAGTAAGGCGCCGGGTCGTCCTTTTCCACTAAAATCCCTCGGTTTTTGTAACCGTGCGGTATCGCGCCGTGGCAGCAGGCGCAGCCGTATCCTTTTTTACCAACGTGGAGGGCGTGGAGGTTGTATTTATAACCGCAGTTGCACCCGTCCTTTGATAGGTAAGAAGAAAATTTGGACCGGTATTGTTCGTTGTTACCATATGTCTCCTTGGCGTAGAAATCGTAGTCATGGCATTTGAAGCACACGTGACTGCTGGTGCCGCCGCTAACCAAACCACCACCAGTTCCGTATTTGCCGCTATCATCGGTATTCGGATCCCACGGCGCCTTGAGGATGAAAGCGTTCGGCGAGCCGTGCGGCCCCCGGACACCGCTCGGGCTGCCGTGGCAGTCGGTGCACTTCATCGGGCTGGTGGCGCTCCAGCCACCGGTGAGCTTGCCGTAATAATAGGTCTGACCCCCGTACTGGTACGTGGCTATCTTGCTTTCACCGATTACGGCGTGGTAGCTCGGGTTGTTTGGGTTGAACTCCACGCTCGGGTCGGTCTCCGTAAACCCGCCGCTAGGTGAAGTGGGCGGCGTGCTCCCGTAGCTGAAGAAGCTGTGGCACTTAAAACAGAGTTCGTACTCGTGGGTTATCTCCTTCGTGAAGGTGTAAGAGTTCGGGATGCTCCACAAAGAGGCTTTGGTGTAGTCCGGAATTGCCCCCGAGACGCCTTTAATCGCGTTGTCTTTTGTTGCCACGTGGACGTCGTGGCAGTCGGCGCACTCCGCGTGGCGCTTTTGCAGCTTGGTGTAGTCCTCGGTATTTTGGTGCGCTCCCGTAACGGTAAGGGTTGGGTGGCTCGCGGCTGCGAGCAGGAGGTCGCTCTTGATGTCGGGCGCGCCGAGGACCTTACTGCTGTTATGGCAGCGCAGGCACTCGCCGTCGGTGTTCGGGTCATCTTCCGGATACCGCTGCAGCAGTGGGTAGTCCGAGCCGTGGCTCTGGTGGCAGTCGGTGCACAACAGCCTGGCTTTATGGTGCGCGCTGTCGTAGTACCCGCTCTTATTCCAGCCGCTCGCGTTGGTGGTTGGCGTGTAGGATGGGAATTTGATGGTTAGCGGGACGAAAGTAGTAGTGCTTGCCGTGGCTGTAGGTGGCGTAGGATTATGGCACTTGATGCAGAAATCGGTGACCGTGCCCACGGTATAAGGAACGCCGTTATCGCCGGTACCGGTGGTTCCTGAGAAAGCGGCCTTGGTATTGGTCGGGTCAGCGAGCAGCGACGGCCCACCGCCTGCAACAAGCGGCGCGGCAACCGCGGTATGCGGCCCGTGGCAGCTTGAGCAACTAAGAACCGCGCCGGTTTTTGCACCGTAGATGTCGTGGTAGGAGGCCCGGGTTACAGAAAACTCCTCTTTGATGTTTCGGTGGTGCAAGGAGTTAGTGGCGCTATTGTGGCACTTAAAGCAAAGATCAGCGCCTTGCTCCGGCAGAAGCCGCGCGTAGCGGGCGGCGTGTTTGTTGTGACACATCACACACGTAACTTGCGTCCCCGATGCAGGTCGTAGCGCGGCCTTTGAGGTATCGTAGTGTGCTGCCCGGCTATTTTCGTGGTTACCCAGCGTATAAACCCAGTAGCTCACCGCGGGGTCCTCAACACTCGGGAAGCCCCGGTCAACGCTGCCGTGGCAGGCGAGGCAGAAGTTCGGCCCCTGGTGCTGTCTGGTGGTGCCGTCGAAGGCGCTTAAGAGCCGCGCGTATACCTGGCCCGGCACGGACATATCGCCGTGCGGGTTGTGACAGTCGGTGCAGCCGATTGACTGGCCAATCAGCGGGTTTCCCATATCGCGGACCGGGTGAAAGTGCATGGCTGCGGTATCGTAGAAGCCAAGCCCGTAGACCTCCTGGTTAGTCGTAACGTAGACCACGTTAAAAACACTGCCGGTGCCGTCGTGGCAGGTAAGACAAAGCGCAGTCGTGTTTGTCGCCGCCCGGGATAGAAGGTTAGGGCCAGTTGCGGCGTGGGCGACGTGGCAGGCGGCGCAGCCCGCAGGGAAGTTATCGTAGGGCCCGTGCGGGTTGTCGTAGGCCGCTGCCGGCACCGATTGGTAAGCCATACTACTGCCCAGAAAAGCAGATAGAAGGAATAGAAGCAAGGGGAAACCCTTAAAGCGCAACAAGGAAACCCACCTCACAAAAAGACCAAAGCATCAAAGATTTAGCGCCGGGCAAGCAAATTTGCCCCCGGCTTTCTACGACCAAGACTTTCCCTGGCCAGCGATTTCTGTTTTCGTAAAGCAGCGTCTAATTCAGAAATTTGGTTCACCAGTTAGCGCCCAAATAAACCTCTCTTTAAGCTTAGCCGACAAAAGCCTCTTTGGATAATAGCTCGCAGGAACTACCGCTCCCCTCTATTTTTGCTAAACTCTGCCCGCAGCGGCAGGTTCACCTGCGGCACGCCGGGCGGCGGGTCAAGGGTGGCGCCTTCCGCACGCGTCACCAGGATACAACCGTCGGCGGGCAGCTCCTTTTTCGGGCTTTTAACTAACAGGCGGTCACCGGGTCTGACTTCCACCCAGGTTTCGCCACTGCACCACGTTTCGCCGTTGTCGGGGGAGAAAGCCGCCGCAACGCCCGCGGGGACCCGCACCCAGATTTTGAGGTCGCCGTAGTCTGTGGTTGGGTTACCGAAGGCGTCAAATGCCTGGACGGTCACGCGCTGCTCGCGGCCGGTTTTCACTGTAGCGGGCTCAAAGCCGACGTAGCGTGCGGGTCCCGGCACTACTTCGATGGTGCAGGTGCCGGAGGAGCAAACTCGCTTTGGCGGGCACTCTGGCCCCCGCAGGTCGTCGTAGTAGAGCACCGCCTGCACCCG
Encoded proteins:
- a CDS encoding cytochrome c biogenesis protein ResB — its product is MRWVKIFTALKNHFTSIRAVLTVLAFLGIASAIGTLIPQNEENLLVYTERYGPNLGRLLIATGLTHVFRSWWFIAAEIWLVISLLVCTYYRGQFALRLSRRDAKRGLGAWGLTILHVSLILILVTLMATPRVSKEQRVAGAPGQIMALTAHGVPFDLQIKDFQIDYYPDGTPKQFRTQCAVLENGRAVREDTISVNHPLRYRGAKIYQMDYGWFLRGLLTTGGQTSPFEVVADRNPYPIDRQHLLLAVFYPDFAYDQNGNPVSQSQQPRNPYVLYVLYEYERPVKMGIVRVGQKEDVPGGNITFSGYALYTGLLVKRNPALPYTFAGFALATAGVIAYLIFNPRRRKPTQTENGGEPEA
- a CDS encoding DUF3782 domain-containing protein codes for the protein MSVEFKGLPPEVYRAIIQIVDDRMKEIKVTREDFDRLREKVEETAARHEERFDRLDRALAELAEAQKRTEQRVEELAEAQKETRQEVGRLDRALAELAEAQKETRQEVGRLDRALAELAEAQKETRQEVGRLDRALAELAEAQKETRQELRELAEAQRRTEQVVADLWVALRQTRREVGRLSDRFGFTLEDIARVVLPGYLERHLCVRVERLRRKHFTVNGAEYEVDLYGVGQRNGTKVTVLGEVKHRIYAREVKGFVRLLAQVMPQVKTEVVKVMFGFLVHPSAEAVAKEAGIILVASYER
- a CDS encoding cytochrome c3 family protein; translation: MRRLTAFACFIFCCGLLLGSSLSGSVVAQAYESPHGPYANFPAGCAACHVAHAAIGPNLMLKTNITALCLTCHDGTASVFNVVYVPELDIYGTGVTRAVYGFGFGTTSGAVYFHPVRDTDNSLVGQVLECIDCHNPHGDMSVPGAVYPRLLNSFDGTTRYYQGPNFCLACHGSVDRGFPSVEDPAVSYWVYTLGNHKNSFAAHYNTSKAALQPPSGTLVTCATCHYKHASDLRRLLAGQEENLCFKCHNTTANSMSGRNIQAEFQKASHHDIFGTTGAKVECSSCHGPHTVGAATLTDATTTYSQVSNPHNTKSVMGRVYALQDNGIGNTVGTFTDFCLACHDNSPPTAKASTTEFVPYTIVFPNTNFTTNSSGWNKTNYPTSAHGTKPLLCTDCHNSHGSDYPLLQKYPEDTQTADGECLWCHKAGNTWGAPDIRTAVSTANASYHPTLVYAGRHSDTESYSNVPLTNRHAECADCHDVHQATGGTGTAPAAQPAIRGVSGVAPSFTSAWTTASSYTFKKPIDYEYELCFKCHSPYSYSTTPPNPTPSSTSQVLGGFAQTDLTKEFNPYNPSYHAVVGGSQIPTFTDSTGATHYYGKFVAPWTATSRLYCADCHTTSLAAGKGPHGSGYGFILPKPWNPITSGGYYGTGGYYAGDTSGHLCFSCHDYAFYSNNVAGGGGGSDTVRSAFSYPTVTQTKKGVTVYAGSAESYNYHSIHSNLGCASCHSAIPHGYFRRGLLVLPTDASPYNLGAQINKSSLTPPAPGTWDCSYCH
- a CDS encoding cytochrome c3 family protein gives rise to the protein MRFKGFPLLLFLLSAFLGSSMAYQSVPAAAYDNPHGPYDNFPAGCAACHVAHAATGPNLLSRAATNTTALCLTCHDGTGSVFNVVYVTTNQEVYGLGFYDTAAMHFHPVRDMGNPLIGQSIGCTDCHNPHGDMSVPGQVYARLLSAFDGTTRQHQGPNFCLACHGSVDRGFPSVEDPAVSYWVYTLGNHENSRAAHYDTSKAALRPASGTQVTCVMCHNKHAARYARLLPEQGADLCFKCHNSATNSLHHRNIKEEFSVTRASYHDIYGAKTGAVLSCSSCHGPHTAVAAPLVAGGGPSLLADPTNTKAAFSGTTGTGDNGVPYTVGTVTDFCIKCHNPTPPTATASTTTFVPLTIKFPSYTPTTNASGWNKSGYYDSAHHKARLLCTDCHQSHGSDYPLLQRYPEDDPNTDGECLRCHNSSKVLGAPDIKSDLLLAAASHPTLTVTGAHQNTEDYTKLQKRHAECADCHDVHVATKDNAIKGVSGAIPDYTKASLWSIPNSYTFTKEITHEYELCFKCHSFFSYGSTPPTSPSGGFTETDPSVEFNPNNPSYHAVIGESKIATYQYGGQTYYYGKLTGGWSATSPMKCTDCHGSPSGVRGPHGSPNAFILKAPWDPNTDDSGKYGTGGGLVSGGTSSHVCFKCHDYDFYAKETYGNNEQYRSKFSSYLSKDGCNCGYKYNLHALHVGKKGYGCACCHGAIPHGYKNRGILVEKDDPAPYSYGSKLDILTQTLPDPGEWKKDDCAHGMTGSPCHGGM